From Myxococcus xanthus, a single genomic window includes:
- a CDS encoding tail protein produces MSNKHKLLAKNRRVLKSVEVDGVKVNIIKPTMGDRLRLIEQAREAGEMTEKNEPTGDRAGARMLGRIAVCVLHDAETGRPMFSVNDIDELLDESWLEDLATDLTDAFNVSEEKMRGK; encoded by the coding sequence ATGTCGAACAAGCACAAGCTGCTTGCGAAGAATCGTCGCGTCCTGAAGTCGGTGGAGGTGGACGGCGTCAAGGTGAACATCATCAAGCCGACGATGGGGGACAGGCTGCGGCTGATTGAGCAGGCCCGCGAGGCTGGCGAGATGACGGAGAAGAACGAGCCGACGGGGGACCGGGCCGGAGCGCGGATGCTGGGGCGCATCGCCGTCTGCGTGCTTCACGATGCGGAGACGGGCCGCCCGATGTTCTCCGTCAACGACATCGACGAGCTGCTCGATGAGTCGTGGCTTGAAGACCTCGCGACGGACCTGACCGACGCCTTCAACGTCAGCGAAGAGAAGATGCGGGGAAAATAG
- a CDS encoding phage tail tube protein has protein sequence MRSDANATQAADRVDGLTDASLSETGDFVETNYLGGSGYKSRVQTLKDTSADLSGHFMEGDAPQSVLRDARDDGNTVYVTFIFDPSASAGSKGKRIPMVVNSYDEKLTPGGVVEFTCKLLGNGAPVAV, from the coding sequence GTGCGCTCAGACGCGAATGCCACGCAGGCCGCTGACCGCGTCGACGGTTTGACGGATGCGTCGCTCAGCGAGACGGGCGACTTCGTTGAGACGAATTACCTCGGCGGCTCGGGCTACAAGTCCCGCGTCCAGACGCTGAAGGACACCAGCGCGGACCTGTCGGGCCACTTCATGGAAGGCGACGCGCCGCAGTCCGTGCTGCGTGACGCGCGCGACGACGGAAACACCGTCTACGTGACGTTCATCTTCGACCCCAGCGCCTCGGCCGGCTCCAAGGGCAAGCGCATCCCGATGGTCGTCAACAGCTACGACGAGAAGCTGACCCCGGGTGGCGTCGTGGAGTTCACCTGCAAGCTTTTGGGCAATGGCGCCCCGGTGGCCGTCTGA
- a CDS encoding minor capsid protein — MARDTAADLATILAGGGLNLSAGANLFLGPTLEDDDATVPDVACFVLQTGGEPPQSYIGGGRKTYRTVTCQVRVRSARERFREGQALALAALDVLHLASAAPYVLIEVDEGSPNYIGTDGSDRHWWTFTVDASFIDLGA, encoded by the coding sequence ATGGCCCGCGACACTGCTGCCGACCTCGCGACGATTCTCGCCGGTGGGGGCCTCAACCTGAGCGCCGGGGCCAACCTGTTTCTCGGCCCGACGCTCGAAGACGACGACGCCACCGTGCCGGACGTTGCGTGCTTCGTGTTGCAAACCGGAGGGGAGCCGCCGCAGAGCTACATCGGCGGGGGACGCAAGACGTACCGGACTGTCACCTGTCAGGTCCGCGTGCGCTCCGCCCGTGAGCGCTTCCGGGAGGGACAGGCGCTCGCGCTCGCGGCCCTCGACGTGCTCCACCTCGCGAGCGCCGCGCCCTACGTGCTGATTGAGGTGGACGAAGGCAGCCCCAACTACATCGGCACCGATGGAAGCGACCGCCACTGGTGGACCTTCACCGTGGATGCCTCCTTCATCGACCTGGGCGCGTGA
- a CDS encoding phage major capsid protein, whose translation MTREQIAQMVKALGPEVARELMDAAARSAPGRAEPGNAPRGTGVYASAENFGGFAKSVIAAGRRTGAAELVDAAKRFGNADVQKAVQLSKFDSAGVLVPIQQSGEVIEFLRPDAAMLKLGVRTQTFKGELHMGKQTGTSVFKWVGEGETVPKSAPKYGKIVLKAHKGMVLTDISNDLLRTPGVGDAGVGEDIRATVADGLDDAGFNGDGTGAAPKGLFAQLDAAHTFASTGTTAAAYLSDVDKAVELPLTAHVRMGNAAWVLHPTRATALLQLQNSGVWVFRQEMLDRGTIRGFPFVMTTRVPVSRITFSADWRQFIYGIDEDLILSEHDVRAEYDETTVRAIVKGDFKVRQPKAFSSITYT comes from the coding sequence ATGACTCGCGAGCAAATCGCACAGATGGTGAAGGCGCTCGGCCCCGAGGTCGCGCGCGAGCTGATGGACGCCGCCGCTCGAAGTGCCCCGGGCCGGGCTGAGCCGGGCAACGCGCCGCGCGGGACTGGCGTCTACGCGAGCGCGGAGAACTTCGGCGGCTTCGCGAAGAGCGTCATCGCGGCCGGACGCCGCACCGGAGCCGCCGAGTTGGTCGACGCCGCGAAGCGCTTTGGCAACGCCGATGTCCAGAAGGCCGTTCAGCTCAGCAAGTTCGACTCGGCGGGTGTGCTGGTGCCCATCCAGCAGAGCGGCGAAGTGATTGAGTTCCTGCGGCCCGACGCGGCGATGCTCAAGCTGGGCGTGCGAACCCAGACGTTCAAGGGGGAGCTGCACATGGGCAAGCAAACCGGGACGTCCGTCTTCAAGTGGGTAGGGGAGGGCGAGACGGTCCCGAAGAGCGCGCCGAAGTACGGGAAGATTGTCCTCAAGGCGCACAAGGGCATGGTGCTGACCGACATCAGCAACGACTTGCTGCGCACGCCGGGCGTGGGTGACGCGGGCGTCGGCGAGGACATCCGGGCGACGGTGGCCGATGGCCTGGACGACGCGGGCTTCAACGGGGACGGGACGGGCGCCGCGCCGAAGGGGCTCTTCGCTCAGCTCGACGCCGCTCACACCTTCGCTTCCACTGGGACGACGGCAGCCGCCTACCTGTCCGACGTCGACAAGGCCGTTGAGCTGCCGCTGACGGCGCATGTCCGCATGGGCAACGCGGCGTGGGTGCTTCACCCGACGCGGGCGACGGCGCTGCTTCAGCTTCAGAATTCCGGCGTCTGGGTGTTCCGGCAGGAAATGCTCGACCGGGGGACGATTCGCGGCTTCCCCTTCGTGATGACGACCCGCGTGCCGGTGTCGCGCATCACCTTCTCGGCGGACTGGCGCCAGTTCATCTACGGCATCGACGAGGACTTGATTCTGTCCGAGCACGACGTTCGCGCCGAGTACGACGAGACGACCGTGCGCGCCATCGTGAAGGGCGACTTCAAGGTTCGCCAGCCGAAGGCGTTCAGCTCCATCACCTACACCTGA
- a CDS encoding HK97 family phage prohead protease: MTGPITRSLRLSAVRKDAATLSAVESIGGRRVFKFKASDGDFDRYSDRLNVKGWRVDGYNANGVVLYNHDDGASASLTGAEPQLPIGKGRVYVEGDALMVDIEFDDEDEFAKKVERKVSKGILNAVSVRYLMLPGQYRQNERGGYDCDAQELLEVSVVTIPGNSRAVRSKSLDEAPEDIVERIAARVVELLDARAEVKSTDEDEQKSEPDEEDIEDEAKSTDEEDVEDEQKSEPDEDETKGFNAADAAKSFVEAFKGYIRGVKE; encoded by the coding sequence ATGACTGGCCCCATTACACGCTCCCTGCGGCTGAGCGCCGTTCGAAAGGACGCGGCGACGTTGAGCGCCGTCGAGTCCATTGGCGGACGGCGCGTCTTCAAGTTCAAAGCGAGTGACGGCGACTTCGACCGCTACTCGGACCGGCTGAACGTCAAAGGCTGGCGGGTGGACGGCTACAACGCGAATGGCGTCGTCCTCTACAACCACGACGACGGGGCGAGCGCCTCGTTGACTGGGGCTGAACCTCAGTTGCCTATCGGGAAGGGGCGCGTCTACGTCGAAGGCGATGCCCTGATGGTGGACATCGAATTCGACGACGAAGACGAGTTCGCGAAGAAGGTCGAACGCAAAGTTTCAAAGGGCATCCTGAATGCCGTCTCCGTCCGCTACCTCATGCTCCCTGGCCAGTACCGGCAGAACGAGCGGGGCGGCTACGACTGCGACGCGCAAGAGTTGCTCGAAGTCTCCGTCGTGACGATTCCGGGGAACTCGCGGGCCGTGCGCTCGAAGTCCCTGGACGAAGCGCCCGAAGACATCGTCGAGCGGATTGCCGCGCGCGTTGTCGAGTTGCTCGACGCGCGGGCCGAAGTGAAGTCGACGGACGAGGACGAGCAGAAGAGCGAGCCCGACGAAGAAGACATCGAGGACGAAGCGAAGTCGACGGACGAGGAAGACGTCGAGGACGAGCAGAAGAGCGAGCCCGACGAGGACGAGACGAAGGGTTTCAACGCCGCCGACGCCGCGAAGAGCTTCGTCGAGGCATTCAAGGGCTACATCCGGGGAGTGAAGGAATGA
- a CDS encoding phage portal protein, whose amino-acid sequence MRAAFRGSSKRKGTGLELSRWASAPPRREVPALLAAYAEMPWLGTIVDTVGDAFADVTWRAFTRQDPTTRKSLVDVSLRRACGDVRRERLKSLVETGDAVELPDHPLLRLLADPNDYMTGRDFAKLFCLHYDLTGEFFAVVEELAGVPVGLWPVPPDCVLALPDLSKPKSERTYTVAAGGRTFLLPAASVIYVKRLNPADPLGRGIGIAYSLGDEVDTDEHAARFTKNAFFNNMLPGAVIAIEGFNESQAGPARAFKESLAREYGGPANAGRVMITSGRTTFARLDTPFRDMQLVDLRRFLMDFVRMVYRVPPEIVGDVTSSNKATSYAAREHLAEQATKPRAEVFLASMQKHLAPRFEDDVLLSYDSPVPADREHRLRVMGTLPSAFTFDEWRVEAGFKPHPERQGFAELLPGQKPNEPGETPTPVEGSSAEAHAEATKDG is encoded by the coding sequence ATGCGCGCCGCGTTTCGCGGGAGCAGCAAGCGCAAGGGAACGGGGCTGGAGCTGAGCCGCTGGGCTTCGGCCCCGCCGCGTCGCGAGGTGCCCGCGCTGCTCGCGGCCTACGCCGAGATGCCGTGGCTGGGAACCATCGTCGATACGGTGGGCGATGCCTTCGCGGACGTGACGTGGCGGGCCTTCACCCGGCAGGACCCAACGACGCGGAAGTCGCTGGTCGACGTGTCGCTGCGGCGGGCCTGTGGCGACGTGCGCCGGGAGCGGTTGAAGTCGCTCGTCGAGACGGGGGACGCGGTGGAGCTGCCCGACCATCCGCTGCTGCGGCTGCTGGCGGACCCGAACGACTACATGACGGGCCGCGACTTCGCGAAGCTCTTCTGTCTGCACTATGACTTGACGGGCGAGTTCTTCGCTGTCGTCGAAGAGCTGGCGGGCGTGCCCGTAGGCCTGTGGCCGGTGCCGCCCGATTGCGTCCTCGCGCTGCCGGACCTGAGCAAGCCGAAGTCGGAGCGCACTTACACGGTGGCCGCTGGCGGGCGGACATTCCTCCTGCCTGCGGCGAGCGTCATCTACGTGAAGCGATTGAATCCGGCTGACCCGCTTGGCCGCGGTATCGGCATCGCCTACTCGCTGGGCGACGAAGTCGACACGGACGAGCACGCGGCGCGCTTCACGAAGAACGCCTTCTTCAACAACATGCTTCCGGGCGCCGTCATCGCGATTGAGGGCTTCAACGAGTCGCAGGCCGGGCCCGCGAGGGCCTTCAAAGAGTCGCTCGCGCGTGAGTACGGGGGCCCCGCCAACGCAGGCCGGGTGATGATTACGAGCGGGCGGACGACGTTTGCCCGGCTCGACACGCCCTTCCGCGACATGCAGCTCGTCGACCTGCGCCGCTTCCTCATGGACTTCGTGCGGATGGTGTACCGGGTGCCGCCGGAGATTGTGGGCGACGTGACGAGCAGCAATAAGGCGACCAGCTACGCGGCGCGAGAGCACCTTGCCGAACAGGCGACGAAGCCGCGCGCCGAAGTCTTTCTCGCGTCGATGCAGAAGCACCTGGCACCCCGCTTCGAAGACGACGTGCTTCTCTCCTACGACTCCCCCGTGCCTGCCGACCGTGAGCACCGGCTGCGGGTGATGGGGACGCTCCCGAGCGCCTTCACCTTCGACGAGTGGCGAGTCGAAGCGGGCTTCAAGCCTCACCCGGAGCGGCAAGGTTTCGCGGAGCTGCTTCCGGGTCAGAAGCCCAACGAGCCCGGCGAGACGCCGACGCCCGTCGAAGGCAGCTCGGCGGAAGCGCATGCCGAGGCGACGAAGGACGGCTGA
- a CDS encoding terminase large subunit domain-containing protein: MRSLLSKGAWGKFAERLAPHESPASRMVQTAGSRAQLAKLFGGLDDKEVELLVYDLDFWARREQSPPDKFSTCFVMAGRGFGKTWCGARWVIKKAWQAKSVGALIGPTAADVRDTMIRGASGILALSPPWFTPKYEPSKRRVTWPNGVYAICYSADKPDRLRGPNAGWGWGDEPASWKHDMAAVDQLPLVLRIGSREDPPQLLLTGTPRPLKKIEELLFANAETQELKPGVVLRTGSSLSNFANLAPSAVANMRALANTRWGQQEVLGRLLFDVPGAIFGSAKWGRVEADAHEYAQQLDRRIVSVDPSPTSETGSDETGIIVQGCKSSALFGADGVPLKRVSVLADLSRRASPREWATTAIRAYLEWGCDALVVEVNTGGEMVETLISTVAGEMGVSVNVKPVRATSAKSKRAEPVSALAEAGRVEFVGTFPKLEAQLSKFTGINGRRDDRADAFCWGVHDLVFVEQFFAV, from the coding sequence ATGCGTAGCCTCCTGTCGAAAGGCGCCTGGGGGAAGTTCGCCGAGAGGCTCGCGCCGCACGAGTCCCCCGCGTCCCGGATGGTGCAAACGGCCGGCTCCCGCGCTCAGCTCGCGAAGCTCTTCGGCGGGCTCGACGACAAGGAAGTCGAGCTGCTCGTTTACGACCTCGACTTCTGGGCGCGTCGCGAGCAGTCGCCCCCGGACAAGTTCTCGACGTGCTTCGTCATGGCCGGGCGCGGCTTCGGGAAGACGTGGTGCGGCGCGCGCTGGGTCATCAAAAAGGCGTGGCAGGCGAAGAGCGTCGGGGCCCTCATCGGCCCGACTGCGGCGGACGTGCGCGACACGATGATTCGCGGCGCGTCCGGCATCCTCGCCCTGTCGCCCCCCTGGTTTACCCCCAAGTACGAGCCCAGCAAGCGCCGGGTGACGTGGCCCAACGGCGTCTATGCCATCTGCTACTCGGCGGATAAGCCCGACCGGCTGCGCGGCCCGAATGCCGGGTGGGGCTGGGGGGACGAACCCGCTTCGTGGAAACACGACATGGCGGCCGTCGATCAGCTCCCGCTCGTGTTGCGCATCGGCTCGCGAGAGGACCCGCCGCAGCTTCTGCTCACCGGGACGCCGCGCCCGCTGAAGAAGATTGAAGAGCTGCTCTTCGCCAACGCGGAGACGCAGGAACTCAAGCCGGGCGTGGTGCTTCGAACGGGCTCTTCGCTGAGCAACTTCGCGAACCTGGCGCCGTCGGCCGTGGCGAACATGCGGGCGCTGGCGAACACCCGCTGGGGACAGCAAGAGGTTCTAGGCCGCCTGCTCTTCGACGTGCCCGGGGCAATTTTTGGCTCGGCGAAGTGGGGCCGCGTGGAGGCCGACGCGCACGAGTATGCCCAGCAGTTGGACAGGCGCATCGTCAGCGTGGACCCGAGCCCCACGAGCGAAACCGGCTCGGACGAAACGGGCATCATCGTCCAGGGGTGCAAGTCGAGCGCGCTCTTCGGTGCCGACGGAGTGCCGCTCAAGCGCGTCTCTGTGCTGGCGGACCTGTCGCGCCGAGCGAGCCCCCGTGAGTGGGCGACGACGGCCATCCGGGCCTATCTCGAATGGGGATGTGACGCGCTCGTCGTCGAAGTGAACACGGGCGGGGAGATGGTGGAAACGCTCATCAGCACCGTCGCGGGCGAGATGGGCGTCAGTGTCAACGTGAAGCCGGTGCGGGCGACGAGCGCGAAGAGCAAGCGCGCTGAGCCGGTGTCCGCCCTGGCCGAAGCGGGCCGCGTCGAGTTCGTCGGGACGTTCCCGAAGCTCGAAGCGCAGCTCAGCAAGTTCACCGGCATCAACGGGCGTCGCGACGACAGGGCCGACGCCTTCTGTTGGGGCGTTCATGACTTGGTCTTCGTCGAACAGTTCTTCGCGGTGTGA
- a CDS encoding DDE transposase family protein → MARPTKLTPELQQQICEHLRSGLFRRAAAGLVGVDEQTVSRWFHRGASEARGLYREFFVAVNRAEAEFMQGATETLQAAATTNPKHVQWLLSRRFPELYGRRDNVEAKSPEDQAADTAALRELLIDRLGKFLPDELPASVPAEAAPSEQFEDKGASDA, encoded by the coding sequence GTGGCGCGACCAACCAAACTCACTCCTGAGCTTCAACAGCAGATCTGCGAGCACTTGCGCTCGGGCCTCTTCCGTCGAGCGGCTGCGGGCCTCGTAGGCGTCGACGAGCAGACCGTTTCCCGCTGGTTCCACCGGGGCGCGAGCGAGGCGCGCGGGCTCTACCGAGAGTTCTTCGTCGCGGTGAACCGGGCCGAAGCGGAGTTCATGCAGGGGGCGACAGAGACTCTCCAGGCCGCCGCGACGACGAACCCGAAGCACGTCCAGTGGCTCTTGAGCCGCCGCTTCCCGGAGCTGTACGGCCGACGCGACAACGTCGAGGCGAAGAGTCCCGAGGACCAGGCTGCCGACACTGCCGCGCTTCGCGAGCTGCTGATTGACCGGCTCGGGAAGTTCCTCCCGGACGAGCTGCCCGCGTCCGTCCCTGCCGAAGCTGCCCCGTCCGAGCAGTTCGAAGACAAGGGGGCGAGCGATGCGTAG
- a CDS encoding sigma-70 family RNA polymerase sigma factor encodes MSRILAARASGNAVLERRLSAELLDSVRPLIRCIVGALLPIAGSLSPDDLAQVAAMAMLRAVSKYDATRGRQSFGQVAYFRARAACEQYARLHGTDVHLSDGEHKRRTVRSIRSNERNVVRVHRMDIPSHFSDGASADDSWVDELESALREMSCLDADEETPEAKLLAAERRALVFDAVRRLAPEQRELVSRVFGINRPAQSVRSVAEAWKAPKSRIDRMLARALAELREALVRQDL; translated from the coding sequence GTGTCCCGCATCCTGGCGGCCCGCGCGAGCGGCAACGCCGTGCTGGAGCGACGGTTGTCCGCTGAGTTGCTCGACTCCGTGAGGCCCCTCATCCGGTGCATCGTCGGGGCCCTCTTGCCCATCGCGGGCTCGTTGTCGCCTGATGACCTCGCGCAAGTTGCCGCCATGGCGATGCTTCGCGCGGTGTCCAAGTACGACGCCACGAGGGGGCGCCAGTCGTTCGGCCAGGTTGCCTACTTCCGGGCTCGGGCTGCCTGCGAACAGTACGCGCGCTTGCACGGCACCGACGTTCACCTGAGCGACGGCGAGCACAAGCGTCGCACCGTGCGTTCAATCCGTAGCAACGAACGCAACGTCGTCCGCGTCCACCGCATGGACATACCGTCTCATTTCTCGGACGGTGCTTCTGCCGATGACTCGTGGGTCGACGAGTTGGAATCCGCACTCCGCGAGATGTCGTGCCTGGACGCCGACGAAGAGACGCCAGAGGCAAAGTTGCTGGCGGCTGAGCGGCGCGCCCTCGTGTTCGATGCCGTGCGCCGACTGGCCCCTGAACAGCGCGAGCTTGTCTCACGCGTCTTCGGAATCAACCGTCCGGCGCAGTCGGTGCGCTCCGTTGCTGAGGCGTGGAAAGCGCCAAAGAGCCGCATCGACCGGATGCTCGCGCGTGCGTTGGCTGAGCTGCGCGAGGCGCTCGTCAGACAGGACCTGTAA
- a CDS encoding virulence-associated E family protein → MSHAPDTTRLRALRLKVAFYASAQDNIPQAAELSWPELSAKLITHRRSQCPTSPCVRGCPAKNGPAWSPVNIVERRRSENVRAVTVAVFDLDHLTAAQLACLDAVERHGLAFAVHSTHSNRPPEDYCLRLVMPLSRPVPPREWPSVREAAIRMLGLPADPATKDLARIYYLPDAPVGAEPYTASGDGAPLDVDALLAMSRAGLPTVAAPVPSPKPEEPADLYELRALLRRIRKPEHLAIVRRALAGEPLAAVGEQDTTLNTLMSCAAFVLPLSTPEAVVIELFRASFAATDWREGTEHLCEQAVLKLRRHRERRKARDASRLADNTAIWETLGSHAPESAASDGPGIEEDAPDPDAWMKELFLDITKDTRRQIRNCEANVAIVLSKSPEWRGVFRFNEVTKKLEVEGGPLGPSVDIETLDVLVANWIQLSKYGRLGLMPKAHVVAQQILAVAKRNSYDPVADYLGGLVWDGTPRLDGMLATYFGAQGDARYLQAVGAKFAISAVARALRPGCKVDTVMILEGPQGLRKSTAFSILGGRHFSDAPIDVTSRDSAMLASQFWFIELAELSTFRKSEDQALKAFITRTEDTYRPPYGRSNVQAPRRCVFVGTTNDDDYLRDPTGQRRFWPVKCSRIDTDALKRDRDQIWAEAVVRFHQGEDWWLSNEEAAGAEQQAALRMENVGDSRKEVILRWILEMPPEKRPSDVTLLHVGIEAFALHPAQVDHRISREIGAALKSLGFTRGQRRMGDGKRPLVYYVPDELRNAATEKRGERRAPFQVIAGSSAPHE, encoded by the coding sequence ATGAGCCACGCGCCCGACACCACGCGCCTGCGCGCCCTTCGGCTGAAGGTCGCCTTCTACGCGTCCGCCCAGGACAACATCCCCCAAGCCGCTGAGCTGTCGTGGCCCGAACTGTCAGCGAAACTCATCACTCACCGTCGGAGTCAGTGCCCCACGTCGCCATGCGTCCGTGGCTGCCCCGCCAAGAATGGCCCCGCCTGGAGTCCCGTGAACATCGTCGAGCGGCGTCGCTCGGAGAACGTGCGCGCCGTCACGGTGGCCGTCTTCGACCTGGACCACCTGACGGCGGCGCAGCTCGCGTGCCTCGACGCCGTCGAGCGCCATGGACTCGCCTTCGCCGTCCACTCGACGCACAGCAACCGCCCGCCCGAGGACTACTGCCTGCGGCTGGTGATGCCGTTGTCCCGGCCTGTGCCCCCGCGCGAGTGGCCGTCCGTGCGCGAGGCCGCAATCCGCATGCTCGGACTCCCCGCCGACCCGGCAACGAAGGACCTGGCGCGCATCTACTACCTGCCAGATGCGCCCGTGGGTGCGGAGCCCTACACGGCCAGTGGAGACGGAGCGCCCCTCGACGTCGACGCGCTGCTCGCCATGTCCCGGGCTGGACTCCCCACGGTGGCAGCCCCGGTGCCTTCCCCGAAGCCCGAGGAACCCGCCGACCTGTACGAGCTGCGGGCCCTCTTGCGTCGCATCCGCAAGCCCGAGCACCTCGCCATCGTCCGCCGCGCCCTTGCCGGTGAGCCCCTGGCTGCCGTCGGCGAGCAGGACACGACGCTGAACACGCTCATGTCATGCGCCGCCTTTGTCTTGCCGCTGTCCACGCCCGAGGCCGTCGTCATCGAGCTGTTCCGCGCGTCCTTCGCGGCCACGGACTGGCGCGAGGGCACCGAACACCTGTGCGAGCAGGCCGTCCTCAAGCTGCGGCGCCACCGCGAGCGGAGGAAGGCGCGGGATGCCTCACGGCTCGCGGACAACACGGCCATTTGGGAAACCCTGGGCAGTCACGCACCTGAATCCGCGGCGAGCGACGGCCCGGGAATCGAGGAGGACGCTCCCGACCCCGACGCGTGGATGAAGGAACTCTTCCTCGACATCACGAAGGACACCCGACGGCAGATTCGAAATTGCGAAGCGAACGTCGCCATCGTGCTCAGCAAGTCGCCCGAGTGGCGCGGCGTCTTCCGTTTCAACGAAGTCACGAAGAAGTTGGAGGTGGAGGGCGGCCCCCTCGGCCCCAGCGTGGACATTGAGACGCTCGACGTCCTGGTAGCTAACTGGATTCAGCTCAGCAAGTACGGGCGGCTTGGGCTGATGCCGAAGGCGCACGTCGTCGCGCAGCAGATCCTCGCCGTCGCGAAGCGCAACAGCTATGACCCGGTCGCCGACTACCTGGGAGGACTGGTCTGGGATGGAACGCCACGCCTCGACGGGATGCTCGCGACATACTTCGGCGCGCAAGGGGATGCTCGATACCTCCAGGCCGTCGGCGCGAAGTTCGCCATCTCAGCGGTTGCGCGTGCCCTGCGTCCCGGATGCAAGGTCGACACGGTCATGATTTTGGAGGGGCCCCAGGGCCTGCGGAAGTCGACGGCGTTCAGCATCTTGGGAGGTCGGCACTTCAGCGACGCGCCCATCGACGTCACCAGCAGGGACAGCGCCATGCTGGCCTCTCAGTTCTGGTTCATCGAACTGGCCGAGCTGAGCACCTTCCGGAAGTCGGAGGACCAGGCGCTCAAGGCGTTCATCACCCGGACGGAGGACACCTACCGGCCGCCCTACGGACGCTCCAACGTGCAGGCCCCGCGCCGCTGCGTCTTCGTCGGCACAACCAACGATGACGACTACCTGCGCGACCCCACGGGACAGAGGCGCTTCTGGCCGGTGAAGTGCTCCCGCATCGACACCGACGCCCTCAAGCGCGACCGCGACCAAATCTGGGCCGAAGCCGTCGTGCGCTTCCACCAGGGCGAGGACTGGTGGCTGAGCAACGAGGAGGCGGCAGGGGCCGAGCAGCAGGCCGCGCTGCGCATGGAGAACGTGGGGGACAGCCGGAAGGAAGTCATCCTGCGGTGGATTCTGGAGATGCCACCCGAAAAGCGACCCTCGGACGTGACACTTCTCCATGTGGGCATCGAAGCCTTTGCGCTCCACCCAGCCCAGGTTGACCACCGGATCTCACGGGAAATCGGCGCGGCCTTGAAGTCGCTGGGCTTCACCCGGGGCCAGCGTCGAATGGGAGACGGGAAGCGCCCGCTCGTCTACTACGTCCCGGATGAGCTTCGGAACGCCGCCACGGAGAAGCGGGGCGAGCGACGCGCGCCATTCCAGGTCATCGCGGGCAGCTCGGCGCCGCATGAGTGA
- a CDS encoding site-specific DNA-methyltransferase: MNNKLLTNRAALFVGDAARVGEVLAPDSVDAIVTDPPAGIGFMGREWDSDKGGRDAWIAWLSGVMREALRVLKPGDTRSSGPCRERRTGRQRRWRTRASRFAMS; the protein is encoded by the coding sequence ATGAACAACAAGCTACTCACCAACCGTGCGGCGCTCTTCGTTGGAGATGCCGCGCGGGTGGGCGAGGTTCTCGCGCCAGACAGCGTCGACGCCATTGTCACCGACCCACCGGCCGGAATCGGCTTCATGGGTCGCGAGTGGGACAGCGACAAGGGCGGGCGCGACGCGTGGATTGCGTGGCTCTCCGGCGTGATGCGCGAAGCTCTGCGGGTGCTCAAGCCAGGGGACACGCGCTCGTCTGGGCCCTGCCGCGAACGTCGCACTGGACGGCAACGGCGCTGGAGGACGCGGGCTTCGAGATTCGCGATGTCGTGA
- a CDS encoding site-specific DNA-methyltransferase has translation MTHLFGTGFPKSLNVSKALDAAAGAQRRVVGPGKYANRGRRSDNQVYSSGTPSHLEVETLPATDAAREWEGWGTALKPAAEHWILCRKPLGGTVAANVQRWRTGALNVAACRTPHADPTDLAESKARNPGRPDTVTSAVYGTGRPQQRVDESGRWPANVTLDESAAELLDGQATNGGASRFFYIAKPTRTERDTGCAHLPFRTGAEACGRKEGSAGMNSPRAGANSGGGRNHHPTVKSLALMRWLCRLITPPGGTVLDLFAGSGSTGVAALAEGFDFIGIEREPAYAEIAHARLCHAIEPLPKSARI, from the coding sequence GTGACGCACCTATTCGGCACGGGGTTCCCGAAGTCCCTCAACGTCAGCAAGGCACTCGACGCAGCGGCGGGCGCTCAGCGGCGCGTCGTCGGCCCGGGGAAGTACGCGAACCGGGGGCGACGCTCCGATAACCAGGTCTACAGCTCGGGCACGCCCTCTCACCTGGAAGTCGAGACGCTTCCGGCCACGGACGCCGCTCGCGAATGGGAGGGCTGGGGAACGGCGCTCAAGCCCGCCGCTGAGCACTGGATTCTCTGCCGAAAGCCCCTCGGGGGCACTGTCGCCGCGAACGTCCAGCGCTGGCGCACGGGGGCGCTCAACGTCGCCGCGTGCCGAACCCCCCACGCAGACCCGACGGACCTCGCCGAATCGAAGGCGCGTAACCCTGGGCGGCCTGACACGGTGACGAGCGCCGTCTACGGCACCGGACGCCCGCAGCAGCGAGTCGACGAATCCGGGCGCTGGCCAGCGAATGTCACGCTCGACGAATCGGCGGCCGAGCTGCTCGACGGGCAAGCGACGAATGGCGGCGCGAGCCGGTTCTTCTACATCGCCAAGCCCACCAGGACGGAGCGGGACACGGGCTGTGCCCACCTGCCGTTCCGCACGGGTGCCGAAGCGTGCGGGCGCAAGGAAGGCAGCGCGGGGATGAACTCGCCACGCGCGGGGGCGAACTCAGGAGGCGGGCGCAACCACCATCCGACGGTGAAGTCGCTCGCGCTGATGCGCTGGCTTTGTCGGCTCATCACGCCCCCGGGCGGGACGGTTCTCGACCTGTTCGCGGGTAGCGGCTCGACAGGTGTCGCGGCGCTCGCCGAGGGCTTCGATTTCATCGGCATCGAGCGCGAGCCCGCATATGCGGAGATTGCGCACGCACGTCTGTGTCATGCGATTGAGCCACTCCCGAAATCCGCACGCATTTAG